From Xenopus tropicalis strain Nigerian chromosome 3, UCB_Xtro_10.0, whole genome shotgun sequence, the proteins below share one genomic window:
- the best2 gene encoding bestrophin-2 isoform X1: MTVTYTARVANARFGGFYKLLLLWRGSIYKLLYKEFLAFFLMYLALSIIYRFFLNEEQKLYFDKVAIYCNNYANLIPVSFVLGFYVNLVVNRWWNQYLSLPFPDRVMCAISGTVHGSDETGRLYRRTLMRYCSLSGLLILRSVSTAAFKRFPTIDHVVEAGFMTRLERKKFENLQSSYNKYWVPCVWFCNLASQARSEGRIRDDHSFKMLMEELNTFRGNCGMLFHYDWISVPLVYTQVVTIAVYSFFLTCLIGRQFLDPARGYPGHELDLYVPVFTLLQFFFYAGWLKVAEQLINPFGEDDDDFEINFLIDRNFQVSMLAVDEMYSDVPPMEKDRYWNHSDPRPPYTAATLFQKHMPSFQGSTFNMAIPKEDMQFQPLSDIEEMNEDTLTHPPPLLSRFLPGVGPSPLSSSAALASHFAAPGSRLTLLRRSTSSFSSSSEFQCQEPVQDPPYSLVDSLGPGLNVQEGHTEELCNMGSQASLFLPPKTMDGGENVQPVEEGEDAASLVAT; the protein is encoded by the exons ATGACAGTCACGTACACGGCACGAGTGGCAAATGCCCGTTTTGGGGGCTTTTATAAGCTGTTGCTGCTATGGAGGGGGAGCATATACAAATTACTTTACAAGGAATTCCTGGCTTTTTTCCTCATGTACCTGGCGCTTAGCATCATATACAG GTTCTTTCTGAATGAGGAACAGAAACTTTACTTTGACAAAGTGGCCATTTACTGTAATAACTACGCCAACCTCATCCCTGTGTCCTTTGTGCTGG gttTTTATGTCAACCTGGTGGTAAATCGCTGGTGGAACCAGTATCTCTCTTTGCCTTTCCCCGACCGTGTCATGTGCGCCATCTCCGGGACTGTGCATGGATCTGATGAAACGGGGCGTCTGTACCGCCGGACTCTTATGCGCTACTGCAGCCTATCAGGGCTATTGATTCTGCGCTCTGTTAGTACCGCTGCCTTCAAAAGATTCCCTACAATAGACCATGTTGTAGAAGCTG GGTTCATGACTCGCCTGGAGAGAAAGAAGTTTGAGAACCTCCAGTCATCCTATAACAAGTACTGGGTTCCGTGCGTGTGGTTCTGTAACCTGGCGTCGCAGGCGCGGAGCGAGGGGAGGATCCGAGATGACCATTCCTTTAAAATGCTGATGGAG GAGCTGAACACCTTCCGGGGGAACTGCGGCATGCTCTTCCACTATGACTGGATCAGCGTCCCCCTGGTTTATACTCAG GTTGTGACAATTGCGGTGTACAGCTTCTTCCTGACCTGTCTGATTGGACGCCAGTTCCTGGATCCGGCACGGGGGTATCCCGGTCACGAGCTGGACCTTTATGTCCCAGTCTTCACCCTGCTCCAGTTCTTCTTCTATGCTGGTTGGCTAAAG GTGGCTGAACAGCTCATTAACCCATTTGGTGAGGATGACGATGACTTTGAAATCAATTTTTTGATTGACAGAAATTTCCAG GTTTCCATGTTGGCTGTGGATGAGATGTATTCGGATGTCCCCCCCATGGAGAAAGATCGCTACTGGAATCACTCAGACCCGCGCCCCCCGTACACTGCAGCCACTCTGTTCCAGAAGCATATGCCATCCTTCCAGGGCTCCACGTTCAACATGGC GATCCCTAAGGAAGACATGCAATTCCAGCCTCTTTCTGATATAGAAGAGATGAATGAGGACACTCTAACACACCCTCCGCCTCTACTCAGCCGCTTTCTCCCTGGAGTAGGGCCgtctcctctctcctcctctgCTGCTCTCGCCAGCCATTTTGCAGCACCTGGAAGCCGCTTGACCCTGCTGAGACGCTCTACCAGCTCGTTCTCCTCATCCTCTGAGTTCCAATGCCAAGAACCTGTTCAGGATCCACCATACAGCCTTGTCGACTCTTTGGGACCAGGACTGAATGTCCAAGAGGGTCACACTGAGGAGCTGTGTAATATGGGTTCCCAGGCCTCACTCTTTCTCCCACCTAAAACCATGGATGGTGGTGAGAACGTCCAGCCTGTGGAGGAAGGAGAAGACGCTGCTTCCTTGGTTGCTACATGA